Genomic window (Brevibacterium paucivorans):
CCACTCCTCATGGTGGGAGGCACGTACTTGTGTTATGAGGGCGCTGAAAAGATCTGGCACAAGCTCACGCATCGTGGCGACGAAGAAAGCTCCACCACTGACCAGGACGCGCACGCAAAGGCTTCACAGGAAAACGAGCAATCGGGCAAGGGTGGTGATGCTGAAAAGCAGCTGGTGCGCTCCGCGATCGTCACCGACTTCATCCTGTCGACAGAAATCATGGTGATCTCACTCAACGAGGTCATTTCCGAGCCACTCCTCATGCGCACAGCCATTCTGATCGCCGTCGCGCTTTTCATCACTGTTGCGGTTTATGGAGTGGTGGGGTTGATCGTCAAAATGGACGACATCGGTCTTCGCCTCGCTCAGAAGCCCGCCACGCAGAAGTTCGGAAGGTTCCTGGTGAACGCAATGCCCAAGCTCCTGAGCATCCTGACGATCGTGGGAGTTTTTGCAATGCTGTGGGTGGGTGGCCACATTCTGATCGTGGGGGCCGATGAGCTGGGATGGCACATGCCACTCCAGCTTGCTCACGGCTTAGGTCATCGTTTCATTGACATCCCCGCTGTGGGCGGGGTCCTCAACTGGCTGGGCGAGACCGTTGTCGCAATGATCGTTGGCCTGCTGTGGGGCCTTGTGGTTATTGCAGTTGTGGCTGCGGTGAAGGCGACTGTACGAACTTTTCGATCACAATCATGACCACCACGATCACGCCACCTACAAGCATGAGCACCACGGGCCCAGCAACGGGCGCGTAAGGTGCTACCAGCGTTCCAGGCGCGGACGGGTCCGGAGATTCTTGCCATGGCCACAGGGCTCGCACCGACCCCAACATCAGTCCAGCCATAGCCATCAGCGTGACCAAACGGAAACGCTTGAGCAGGAACTGAAGAAGCTGCACAAAGGACGCTAAACCAATGACGGCGCCCAGCATGAAGATGGCGATATAGCCCCAATCGCGCTGGTGAACTGCCTCAAGTGTAGTGGTGTACAAGCCCACTGCTAACAGGAAGAACGACCCAGATACTCCCGGAATTACCAATGCGCAGATCGCGATAGCAGCTGCACAAATAACAATCCACGCAGGTGGGTGCGCAACAGCACCTCCGCCGGCCTGACCCACCAAGACAAACGCAACGATCGTTGCAATGACGAATGCGATCACGCCACCTATCCACGTTTTGGCGGTGTTGATGTTCCGCTCAACAGCACTGTCATACGCCATGGAAACAGGAACATAGATCGACACAATCACCAGGCCAAAGAACAGCCCGCGTGCGTGTTCCGGAGAGTTCGTCACAAAAGAACTCATGATTCCAGCGATCGAAAATACCGCCGTCACCATTCCCAGGAACACCGGAATGAGAAGTCCCCACTGCACATTGCGCAGTTCCTGCATGAACCCTTGAACTCGGTCAGGCCCGATCACCAACCGCTTGACAGCATGGAGAACGGCGACCGCGGAGGCGATGAGTTCATCGTAGATTCCCGTCACAAGGGCAATCGTGCCTCCGGAAACACCGGGAACCAGTTCAACAAGCCCCATAAGGAAACCACGTACAAAGTCGAACGGCATGAGCTTGATCGATCGTTTGGGCTGCGTCACAGTTGAGCTTTCTCCTTCACCTGTCGCTGAACACGCTTCAGCATTCCGGTCATGCCGTTTAGCCTCAGCGGACTCACCAGAGAGGTGAGCGATAGTTGTAGCGCAAAATCTTCCGGCACTGCCTGGACCTGACGAGCCGTAGCACCGTCCAGCCCTTCCGCTAAGATCCCTGCGAATCCACGCGTCGTAGGAGCTTCGGCGGGGGCGGAAAAGAACAGAGAAACTCGCGCGTCTTCTCCCGTTCCATCGACTTCGGCGATAAAGAAGATTGGTGATTGACACTCCGGAACCGGTTCCAACGCCTCGGGATCATCCGCATACCGCTGCGGAAGGTCCGGAATCTCATCGGAAAACTCGAGCAACAACTCCAACCGTTGTTCCTCGGGCGTTTGTGCGAAATCGCGGACAACGTCGTGCAGTTCCGACGGAACCTCAGCAGATAGTGTCACGGTCACTCCTCTTCATTTCCGTTCCAACGATAAGCTACTAAGCCGGCTGAACCCCCGC
Coding sequences:
- a CDS encoding SufE family protein, encoding MTLSAEVPSELHDVVRDFAQTPEEQRLELLLEFSDEIPDLPQRYADDPEALEPVPECQSPIFFIAEVDGTGEDARVSLFFSAPAEAPTTRGFAGILAEGLDGATARQVQAVPEDFALQLSLTSLVSPLRLNGMTGMLKRVQRQVKEKAQL
- a CDS encoding DUF808 domain-containing protein, encoding MSGGLVALLDDIAAIARMAAASVDDVAVGAAKTSAKAAGVVVDDAAVTPQYVSGVEPARELPIIRKIATGSIFNKLVIILPLALLLSAVAPFLLTPLLMVGGTYLCYEGAEKIWHKLTHRGDEESSTTDQDAHAKASQENEQSGKGGDAEKQLVRSAIVTDFILSTEIMVISLNEVISEPLLMRTAILIAVALFITVAVYGVVGLIVKMDDIGLRLAQKPATQKFGRFLVNAMPKLLSILTIVGVFAMLWVGGHILIVGADELGWHMPLQLAHGLGHRFIDIPAVGGVLNWLGETVVAMIVGLLWGLVVIAVVAAVKATVRTFRSQS
- a CDS encoding undecaprenyl phosphate translocase family protein; translated protein: MTQPKRSIKLMPFDFVRGFLMGLVELVPGVSGGTIALVTGIYDELIASAVAVLHAVKRLVIGPDRVQGFMQELRNVQWGLLIPVFLGMVTAVFSIAGIMSSFVTNSPEHARGLFFGLVIVSIYVPVSMAYDSAVERNINTAKTWIGGVIAFVIATIVAFVLVGQAGGGAVAHPPAWIVICAAAIAICALVIPGVSGSFFLLAVGLYTTTLEAVHQRDWGYIAIFMLGAVIGLASFVQLLQFLLKRFRLVTLMAMAGLMLGSVRALWPWQESPDPSAPGTLVAPYAPVAGPVVLMLVGGVIVVVMIVIEKFVQSPSPQPQLQ